Proteins from one Fundidesulfovibrio magnetotacticus genomic window:
- a CDS encoding GGDEF domain-containing protein, whose product MSPQLKLFLLLAPVSVLPSLAAMALLESGRERQALAVLAVHAALGLGLLPFFARFALHVSVFKELAKVCDFAASLRRGIFPEPFVLPVEQEDENLLLRLKRSLNWMLHSLDSREKSLLGRLAETDQARRDMEDASRKDPLTGLGNRRHFEQVLAGLPPVNGCNGASHRLLLLDCDKFKSVNDTYGHLAGDEVLRALADIMQECLRSDRDWAFRLGGDEFAAILACSGEQARLVAERIRERFKMANGRGCTLSMGITSCLPAPGRPANWNTVISRADAAVYEAKGTGGDAVRER is encoded by the coding sequence ATGTCTCCCCAGCTGAAGCTCTTCCTGCTGCTGGCCCCGGTTTCGGTGTTGCCATCCCTGGCAGCCATGGCCTTGCTGGAGTCGGGCCGTGAGCGTCAGGCTCTTGCCGTGTTGGCGGTTCATGCCGCCCTTGGGTTGGGCCTGCTGCCCTTTTTCGCGCGCTTTGCCCTTCACGTCAGCGTATTCAAGGAGTTGGCCAAGGTCTGCGACTTCGCGGCAAGCCTGCGCAGAGGAATCTTTCCCGAACCTTTCGTCCTGCCCGTGGAACAGGAGGACGAAAACCTGCTCTTGCGTCTGAAGCGCTCCCTCAACTGGATGCTCCATTCCCTGGACAGCCGGGAGAAGTCCCTCCTCGGGCGTCTGGCCGAGACCGACCAGGCCCGCCGGGACATGGAAGACGCCAGCCGCAAGGACCCCCTTACGGGCCTTGGCAACCGCCGTCACTTCGAGCAGGTGCTGGCCGGGCTCCCCCCCGTGAACGGCTGCAACGGGGCATCGCACCGCCTGTTGCTCCTGGACTGCGACAAGTTCAAGAGCGTCAACGACACCTACGGGCATCTGGCGGGGGACGAGGTTCTGCGTGCGCTGGCCGACATCATGCAGGAATGCCTGCGCTCCGACCGCGACTGGGCCTTCCGGCTGGGCGGGGACGAATTCGCCGCCATCCTCGCATGTTCCGGCGAGCAGGCGCGCCTTGTGGCAGAACGCATCCGCGAGCGCTTCAAGATGGCCAACGGAAGGGGGTGCACCCTCTCCATGGGAATCACATCCTGCCTGCCCGCACCGGGACGCCCGGCCAACTGGAACACCGTGATCTCCCGGGCCGACGCGGCCGTCTACGAAGCCAAGGGGACCGGGGGCGACGCCGTCAGGGAACGTTGA
- a CDS encoding DVU0772 family protein, with product MGQLKEFKEYDVDWEMTPEAAVTLYLEWGNNCWLNDFKPVRHRSDSTTYFVVNTWEPEPTLSLIRRTCDEARELAVLSLPDELKKGFMDEVGFNKGVYAPTPEIKDWLRAQMSN from the coding sequence ATGGGCCAGCTCAAGGAATTCAAGGAATACGACGTGGACTGGGAAATGACCCCCGAAGCGGCCGTGACCCTCTACCTGGAGTGGGGCAACAACTGCTGGCTGAACGACTTCAAGCCCGTGCGCCACCGCAGCGACTCCACCACGTATTTCGTGGTCAACACCTGGGAACCCGAGCCCACGCTCTCGCTCATCCGCAGGACGTGCGACGAGGCGCGGGAGCTGGCAGTGCTCTCCCTTCCCGATGAGCTCAAGAAGGGCTTCATGGACGAGGTGGGTTTCAACAAGGGGGTTTACGCCCCCACGCCGGAGATCAAGGATTGGCTCAGGGCTCAGATGAGCAATTGA
- a CDS encoding radical SAM protein has protein sequence MIATSRTVYFGSQKPVLPDPGGRLPVALAYPGPSRAAYAALGWQAVYRLASRSPWLRVERFFLSAKKEVPRSQDTSLPLDAFPLAAFSLAFELDGAVLAQALDSCGVPLLASRRPDFPILLGGGPLAFLNPAPLAPILDAWFVGEAEAGLQDLLEGAARLVLDGASKAETLEWMATRPGVYVTGRSATPVRRVWPASGRVLEDPACSVFVSNEAEFKDAMLLEVNRGCPHACRFCAAGFVYRPPRHARVEDLRAAVAEARPRKVGLVGTALTDWPDLREFLRWLASVKIKFTLSSVRASGVTEELLDILRNAGLRTLTLALEGPSARIRRKANKHLDEEAFLRAVSLAAARGVNHLKSYLIMGWPGEEDADYEELSRFLAEVCRAGRVGSGKKGIGHMTLGVNPLVPKPFTPMQWAPMAGEAALEERWTWMESVVKPLKGVRLEGERPFWARLQGLLARGGEDLAELSIMAGERGWRKALDAWGGDVSSVLDRERAPDEAFPWECVDVGVERAVLRAEWERYVTGRPSPRCPEGPCARCGACGEPERTPDDESLNVP, from the coding sequence ATGATCGCCACGTCGCGCACCGTCTACTTCGGCAGCCAAAAGCCCGTCCTGCCTGATCCCGGCGGGCGGCTCCCGGTGGCCCTGGCCTATCCCGGCCCTTCGCGGGCGGCTTACGCCGCCCTGGGCTGGCAGGCGGTCTACCGGCTGGCTTCGCGAAGCCCGTGGCTACGGGTGGAACGCTTCTTTCTTTCCGCGAAGAAAGAGGTTCCAAGGTCGCAGGACACGTCCCTCCCCCTGGACGCGTTCCCGCTGGCGGCCTTCTCCCTGGCCTTCGAGCTCGACGGCGCGGTTCTGGCGCAGGCGCTCGACTCCTGCGGCGTCCCTCTCCTCGCGAGCCGGCGGCCCGACTTCCCCATCCTCCTGGGAGGCGGGCCGCTGGCCTTTTTGAATCCTGCACCCCTGGCTCCGATTCTGGACGCCTGGTTCGTCGGCGAGGCCGAGGCGGGCCTTCAGGACCTGCTGGAAGGCGCGGCCAGGCTTGTCCTGGACGGGGCCTCCAAGGCCGAGACGCTGGAATGGATGGCCACGCGCCCGGGCGTCTACGTTACCGGACGCAGCGCCACCCCTGTACGCCGCGTCTGGCCCGCCTCCGGGCGCGTTCTGGAAGACCCCGCCTGCTCGGTGTTCGTCTCCAACGAGGCGGAGTTCAAGGACGCCATGCTCCTGGAGGTGAACAGGGGCTGCCCCCACGCCTGCCGCTTCTGCGCCGCAGGGTTCGTCTACCGCCCCCCCAGGCACGCCCGCGTCGAGGACCTTCGCGCCGCCGTGGCCGAGGCCAGGCCCAGGAAGGTCGGCCTTGTGGGCACGGCCCTCACGGACTGGCCGGACCTCCGGGAGTTCCTGCGCTGGCTGGCTTCCGTGAAAATCAAGTTCACGCTCTCCTCGGTGCGCGCTTCGGGCGTTACGGAAGAGCTCCTGGACATCCTGCGCAATGCGGGCCTGCGCACCCTGACCCTGGCCCTGGAAGGCCCCAGCGCGCGCATCCGGCGCAAGGCCAACAAGCACCTGGACGAGGAGGCCTTCCTGCGCGCCGTGTCCCTGGCCGCCGCGCGGGGCGTGAACCACCTGAAGAGCTACCTGATCATGGGCTGGCCGGGCGAGGAGGACGCCGATTACGAGGAGCTGTCGCGCTTCCTGGCCGAGGTCTGCCGCGCGGGTCGCGTGGGTTCCGGCAAAAAGGGCATCGGCCATATGACCCTGGGCGTGAACCCCCTGGTGCCCAAGCCCTTCACGCCCATGCAGTGGGCGCCCATGGCCGGCGAGGCCGCGCTGGAGGAACGCTGGACCTGGATGGAGTCCGTGGTGAAGCCCCTGAAAGGGGTCCGCCTGGAGGGCGAGCGGCCGTTCTGGGCCCGGCTCCAGGGGCTGTTGGCCCGTGGAGGGGAGGATTTGGCGGAACTTTCCATCATGGCCGGGGAACGCGGCTGGCGAAAGGCCCTGGACGCCTGGGGCGGCGACGTTTCGTCGGTGCTGGACCGGGAGCGCGCCCCCGACGAGGCGTTCCCCTGGGAGTGCGTGGACGTGGGCGTGGAACGCGCCGTGCTGCGCGCCGAGTGGGAGCGCTACGTCACGGGGCGGCCGTCGCCTCGCTGTCCGGAAGGCCCCTGCGCACGTTGCGGCGCGTGCGGCGAGCCGGAGCGGACGCCGGACGACGAGTCCCTCAACGTTCCCTGA
- a CDS encoding response regulator, whose translation MGGSGILIVEDERIIALDLSNKVKRLGYTLLGVAHSGPDAVRMAEELAPDLVLMDIMLDGSFDGIEAARRIRLGRQVPVVFVSACNDQPTLERARAINCRRFVSKPVDPADLDAKIRESLAECALASTEK comes from the coding sequence ATGGGCGGCAGTGGGATTCTCATCGTCGAGGACGAGCGCATCATCGCCCTCGACCTCTCCAACAAAGTGAAACGCCTGGGATATACGCTGCTGGGAGTGGCCCACTCGGGTCCCGATGCAGTGCGCATGGCGGAGGAACTGGCCCCGGACCTCGTGCTCATGGACATCATGCTCGATGGCAGCTTCGACGGCATCGAGGCGGCACGGCGCATCCGCCTGGGGCGACAGGTGCCCGTGGTCTTCGTCTCGGCCTGCAACGACCAGCCCACCCTGGAACGCGCCCGGGCCATCAACTGCCGCCGGTTCGTCTCCAAACCGGTGGACCCTGCCGACCTCGACGCCAAAATCCGCGAGTCTCTCGCGGAGTGCGCCCTGGCCTCAACGGAGAAATAA
- a CDS encoding DVU0298 family protein, with protein sequence MGKLRALRQTVREALAAEPWPSGLANLETHPPKSLVGPLYAFLLDPDPVLAARAATAFGRTAARLFDQRPEDARQLMRQLMWRLNEESGNIAWGIPETFGEILAAQPDLAREFHRVLASYLIESDRKTGDTYIDHAPLRRGVYAGLAILAKARPELAMAGLEGLLRGLAEEDAPSRAWAALALGRLLPDAGQDAPRITQALDSAARDAASVSLVWGGTLRETTVGQVARECLKNP encoded by the coding sequence GTGGGAAAACTGCGCGCACTGCGCCAGACCGTTCGTGAAGCGCTGGCCGCTGAGCCCTGGCCCTCGGGGCTGGCGAACCTCGAAACGCATCCGCCCAAGAGCCTCGTGGGGCCGCTCTACGCATTCCTCCTGGACCCTGACCCGGTGCTCGCGGCGCGCGCCGCGACGGCCTTCGGACGCACCGCCGCGCGTCTCTTCGACCAGCGACCCGAGGACGCCCGCCAGCTCATGCGTCAGCTCATGTGGCGGCTCAACGAGGAGTCGGGCAACATCGCCTGGGGCATCCCCGAAACGTTCGGGGAGATTCTGGCCGCACAGCCCGACCTGGCCAGGGAATTCCACCGCGTGCTGGCCTCCTATCTCATAGAGAGCGATCGCAAGACCGGCGACACCTACATCGACCACGCCCCCCTGCGCCGGGGCGTCTACGCCGGGCTGGCCATCCTGGCCAAGGCGCGCCCGGAACTGGCCATGGCCGGGCTGGAGGGCCTGCTGCGGGGCCTGGCCGAGGAGGACGCCCCGAGCCGGGCCTGGGCCGCCCTGGCCCTGGGACGCCTGCTCCCGGATGCCGGACAAGACGCCCCACGCATCACCCAGGCCCTGGATTCCGCCGCGAGGGACGCCGCAAGCGTCTCCCTGGTTTGGGGCGGAACTCTCCGGGAAACCACGGTGGGGCAAGTTGCGCGGGAATGCCTGAAAAATCCTTGA
- a CDS encoding lytic transglycosylase domain-containing protein, whose protein sequence is MDHARRIAETARKHGLPETLVEAVVNVESGGDTWAIRYEPRFFERYLRDNPGVRAKAPCSLETERRAQATSWGLMQVMGATARAMGFDGPFLSALGDPDQGLEVGCACLARQRDRHLAAHGWQGVAAAYNAGGVRREPDGRFANQDYVDKIARRLGGRWPS, encoded by the coding sequence ATGGATCATGCCCGGCGCATCGCCGAAACCGCCCGTAAACACGGGCTGCCCGAAACCCTCGTGGAAGCCGTGGTCAATGTCGAATCCGGCGGGGACACCTGGGCCATCCGCTACGAACCGCGCTTTTTCGAACGCTACCTGCGCGACAACCCAGGCGTTCGGGCCAAGGCCCCCTGCTCCCTGGAGACCGAGCGCCGCGCCCAGGCAACGTCCTGGGGACTGATGCAGGTGATGGGGGCCACGGCGCGCGCCATGGGGTTCGACGGCCCGTTCCTCTCGGCCCTCGGCGACCCGGACCAGGGACTGGAGGTCGGCTGCGCCTGCCTGGCCCGCCAGCGGGACCGCCACCTTGCAGCCCACGGCTGGCAAGGCGTGGCCGCCGCCTACAACGCGGGCGGCGTGCGGCGCGAACCCGACGGACGCTTCGCCAACCAGGACTACGTGGACAAGATCGCCCGTCGACTCGGCGGGAGGTGGCCTTCATGA
- the ftsA gene encoding cell division protein FtsA — protein sequence MAKPNDLIVGLDIGTTKICAVVGELSPEGVDVVGIGTAPSTGLRKGVVVNIEQTVASIKRALEEAELMAGCEIRTVYAGIAGSHIKGFNSHGVIAVKGGEVTQKDVERVLDAAKAVAIPLDREVIHILPQEYIVDDQRGIADPLGMAGVRLEVKVHIVTGAVTSAQNIIRSCHRAGLDVADIVLEALASAKAVLTEEEREIGVALVDLGGGTTDLAVFSNDSIKHTSVLALGGNNLTNDIAFGLRTPMASAEKIKIKYGCALSDLVRKDEVIEVISVGGREPRRLSRQVLSEICEPRIEEMLGLVDQELIKSGLKNSIAAGVVLTGGTALIEGIQELGEQIFNLPTRVGYPMRVGGLKDVVNSPMYATAVGLLMYGAEKEGTDKRFRIRSDEKVFNRILGRMRKWFVDVK from the coding sequence ATGGCCAAGCCTAACGATCTCATCGTCGGACTCGACATCGGCACCACCAAGATTTGCGCCGTGGTGGGCGAACTCTCGCCCGAGGGCGTGGACGTGGTGGGCATCGGCACCGCCCCGTCCACGGGACTGCGCAAGGGCGTGGTGGTGAACATCGAACAGACCGTCGCCTCCATCAAGCGCGCCCTGGAGGAGGCGGAACTCATGGCCGGATGCGAGATCCGCACGGTCTACGCGGGCATCGCCGGGAGCCACATCAAGGGGTTCAACTCCCACGGCGTTATCGCCGTGAAGGGCGGGGAGGTCACCCAGAAGGACGTGGAGCGCGTGCTGGACGCGGCAAAGGCCGTGGCCATCCCGCTGGACCGCGAGGTGATCCACATCCTGCCCCAGGAATATATCGTGGACGACCAGCGCGGCATCGCCGACCCGCTGGGCATGGCGGGCGTGCGCCTGGAAGTGAAGGTGCACATCGTCACCGGCGCGGTCACCAGCGCGCAGAACATCATCCGCAGCTGCCACCGCGCGGGCCTGGACGTGGCCGACATCGTGCTGGAGGCCCTGGCCTCGGCCAAGGCCGTGCTCACCGAGGAGGAACGCGAGATCGGCGTTGCCCTGGTGGACCTGGGCGGCGGCACCACGGACCTGGCCGTGTTCTCCAACGATTCCATCAAGCACACCTCGGTGCTGGCGCTGGGGGGCAACAACCTCACCAACGACATCGCCTTCGGCCTGCGCACGCCCATGGCCAGCGCGGAAAAGATCAAGATCAAGTACGGCTGCGCCCTCTCGGACCTCGTGCGCAAGGACGAGGTGATCGAGGTGATCAGCGTGGGCGGCCGCGAGCCCAGGCGTCTGTCGCGTCAGGTGCTCTCGGAGATCTGCGAGCCCCGCATCGAGGAGATGCTGGGCCTCGTGGACCAGGAGCTCATCAAGAGCGGGCTCAAGAATTCCATCGCGGCGGGCGTGGTTCTCACGGGCGGGACGGCCCTCATAGAGGGCATCCAGGAACTCGGGGAGCAGATTTTCAACCTGCCGACCCGCGTGGGCTATCCCATGCGCGTGGGCGGGCTCAAGGACGTGGTGAACAGCCCGATGTACGCCACGGCCGTGGGGCTTCTGATGTACGGCGCGGAAAAGGAAGGCACGGACAAGCGCTTCCGCATCCGCTCCGACGAGAAAGTGTTCAACCGCATCCTGGGCCGCATGCGGAAGTGGTTCGTGGATGTGAAGTAG
- the ftsZ gene encoding cell division protein FtsZ, which yields MEIYDIDMESNARIKVVGVGGGGGNAVNNMICSALRGVTFITANTDIQALHKSKAEFKIQLGDKLTKGLGAGANPDCGRDAALESIDQIRKTISDADMVFVTAGMGGGTGTGAAPVIAQAAKEAGALTVGVVTKPFYFEGRKRLLAAEKGIAALREQVDSIITIPNDRLLTLASKKATFMEMLKKADEILFYAVKGISDLIMVPGLINLDFADVKAVMSEMGMAMMGFGVARGENRAKEAAQKAITSPLLEDVTIDGAKGVLMNITCSPDLTIEEVDEAASTITEAVSDEAKVFFGTVFDENAGDEIRITVIATGIESAEELSRLKSQSAKVSVHPAVSQAAAAHTEPLRAAEVQRESAREVLRDAVRELEPIQEPLREAPKAHVASPRTERIMATHHNDLTIPAYLRRGRKGSPDPAGIAQYKTHQPGSEDFVFDEDEFEVPAFIRMQAD from the coding sequence ATGGAAATCTATGACATCGACATGGAATCGAATGCACGCATCAAGGTTGTCGGCGTCGGAGGAGGCGGCGGCAACGCGGTGAACAACATGATTTGTTCGGCGTTGCGCGGCGTGACGTTCATCACCGCCAACACGGACATCCAGGCCTTGCACAAGTCCAAGGCCGAGTTCAAGATCCAGCTGGGCGACAAGCTCACCAAGGGCCTGGGCGCGGGCGCCAACCCGGACTGCGGGCGCGACGCGGCGCTGGAGTCCATCGACCAGATCCGCAAGACCATCTCGGACGCCGACATGGTGTTCGTCACCGCCGGCATGGGCGGCGGAACGGGCACGGGCGCGGCCCCGGTGATCGCCCAGGCGGCCAAGGAGGCCGGGGCCCTCACCGTAGGCGTGGTCACCAAGCCCTTCTACTTCGAGGGCCGCAAGCGCCTGCTGGCCGCCGAGAAGGGCATCGCCGCGCTGCGCGAGCAGGTGGACTCCATCATCACCATTCCCAACGACAGGCTGCTCACCCTCGCCTCCAAGAAGGCCACCTTCATGGAGATGCTCAAGAAGGCCGACGAGATCCTCTTCTACGCCGTGAAGGGCATCTCCGACCTGATCATGGTGCCCGGCCTGATCAACCTGGACTTCGCCGACGTGAAGGCCGTGATGAGCGAGATGGGCATGGCCATGATGGGCTTCGGCGTCGCCCGGGGCGAAAACCGCGCCAAGGAAGCCGCCCAGAAGGCCATCACCAGCCCGCTGCTGGAGGACGTGACCATCGACGGGGCCAAGGGCGTGCTCATGAACATCACCTGCTCGCCCGACCTGACCATCGAGGAAGTGGACGAGGCCGCCTCCACCATCACCGAGGCCGTGAGCGACGAGGCCAAGGTGTTCTTCGGCACCGTGTTCGACGAGAACGCAGGCGACGAGATCCGCATCACGGTCATCGCCACGGGCATCGAGAGCGCCGAGGAGCTGAGCAGGCTCAAGTCCCAGTCGGCCAAGGTGAGCGTGCACCCGGCCGTCTCCCAGGCGGCTGCGGCGCACACCGAGCCTTTGCGCGCCGCGGAGGTGCAGCGCGAGTCCGCGCGCGAGGTCCTTCGCGACGCCGTGCGCGAACTGGAGCCCATCCAGGAGCCCCTGCGCGAGGCCCCCAAGGCCCACGTGGCCAGCCCGCGCACCGAGCGCATCATGGCCACCCACCACAACGACCTGACCATACCGGCCTACCTGCGCCGGGGCCGTAAGGGTTCGCCCGATCCGGCCGGCATCGCCCAATACAAGACCCATCAGCCCGGGAGCGAGGACTTCGTCTTCGACGAGGACGAGTTCGAGGTCCCGGCCTTCATCCGCATGCAGGCGGACTAG
- a CDS encoding thermonuclease family protein encodes MKTRLAAVFLLSVVAAQAWAFSGRVSNVHDGDTITVDGTRVRLYGIDAPELAQPGGHASRDFLASLVEGRSVEVKVVDTDAYGRKVGLVRAPGADDVNAAMVKAGHAWVYRKYCQNCYAMLLAEKLARYRSLGLWDEPGKPVPPWVWRKRHGRTR; translated from the coding sequence ATGAAGACGCGCCTGGCGGCTGTCTTCCTGTTGTCAGTGGTCGCGGCCCAGGCATGGGCCTTTTCCGGACGCGTCTCCAACGTGCACGACGGCGACACCATCACCGTGGACGGCACGCGCGTGCGCCTCTACGGCATCGACGCCCCCGAACTCGCCCAGCCCGGCGGTCACGCCTCGCGGGACTTCCTGGCCTCGCTGGTCGAGGGGCGCTCCGTGGAGGTGAAGGTGGTGGACACCGACGCTTACGGAAGGAAGGTGGGGCTCGTTCGCGCACCCGGCGCCGACGACGTGAACGCCGCCATGGTCAAGGCCGGACATGCCTGGGTCTACCGGAAGTATTGCCAGAACTGCTACGCCATGCTGCTTGCCGAAAAGCTCGCCCGCTACCGCTCCCTGGGCCTGTGGGACGAGCCCGGCAAACCCGTGCCGCCGTGGGTCTGGCGCAAACGACACGGGAGAACCCGATGA
- a CDS encoding metallophosphoesterase family protein, which produces MVLIVLSDIHANLEALEAVLEDAGRLAPPDSPVICLGDLVGYGADPDAVVSLVRARQALAVRGNHEMGVADPKTRRRFNPLAWDAVRWAGARLSPDNLRWVASLPIHLSLEGCRFVHGLPPDEVDTYLFQASSAHVGEVMAQLPETVCFIGHTHQLRLVSLAPDGLRNQRIAQGSYPLDPSWRHLVNAGSVGQPRDGDPRAKYCLFDTEASTLTVHSVEYDAARAARKILDSGQPRAFALFLADPD; this is translated from the coding sequence ATGGTCCTCATCGTACTTTCCGACATCCACGCCAACCTCGAAGCCCTGGAAGCCGTGCTGGAGGACGCCGGGAGGCTGGCCCCGCCAGACTCCCCGGTGATCTGCCTGGGCGATCTGGTGGGCTACGGGGCCGATCCCGACGCCGTGGTCTCCCTGGTGCGCGCCCGGCAGGCCCTGGCCGTGCGGGGCAACCACGAAATGGGCGTGGCCGACCCCAAAACCCGTCGGCGCTTCAACCCCCTCGCCTGGGACGCCGTGCGCTGGGCCGGGGCGCGCCTTTCCCCGGACAATCTCCGTTGGGTTGCCTCCCTGCCGATCCATCTGAGCCTGGAGGGCTGCCGCTTCGTGCACGGCCTGCCCCCCGACGAGGTGGACACCTATCTCTTCCAGGCCTCCTCAGCCCACGTGGGCGAGGTGATGGCCCAACTGCCCGAAACCGTCTGTTTCATCGGCCATACCCATCAGCTGCGCCTGGTGAGCCTGGCCCCGGACGGCCTGCGCAACCAGCGCATCGCGCAGGGTTCCTATCCGCTCGATCCCTCCTGGCGTCATCTGGTCAACGCCGGGTCCGTGGGACAGCCCCGCGACGGCGATCCCCGCGCCAAATACTGCCTCTTCGACACCGAAGCGAGCACCCTCACCGTGCACAGCGTGGAGTACGACGCCGCCCGCGCGGCCCGCAAAATCCTCGATTCCGGCCAGCCACGGGCATTCGCCCTGTTCCTGGCCGACCCGGACTGA